One window of the Cydia amplana chromosome 26, ilCydAmpl1.1, whole genome shotgun sequence genome contains the following:
- the LOC134660135 gene encoding zinc finger protein 431-like isoform X1: protein MKPSEIYQCTHCEYATAIQIWFISHLRKHTNAKPYKCGQCSYACAQKRHLQVHVRKHTGDKPYKCDQCSYASSNKDALNVHVRAHTGDKPYKCDQCSYASSRKSCLKIHVKKHTGDNPHKCHQCSYASSNKGNLKVHLRTHTGDKPYKCEHCSYASSQKGNLSAHVRKHTGEKPYKCGYCSYASSQKGNLKDHLRKHTSDKPYKCDQCSYASSTKYALNVHVRTHTGDKPYKCEHCSYASSTKDALKVHVRTHTGDKPYKCDQCSYASSTKYALKIHVRKHTGNKSYKCDHCSYASRQKGNLKDHLRKHTSDKPYKCDQCSYASSTKYALNVHVRTHTGDKPYKCEQCSYASSRKCNLKDHLRTHTGGKPYKCDQCSYASSVRNDLKVHVRTHTVDKLYECGHCSYASAYKDAVRKHEMIHDDEKRHKCGQCNYATIYKINLQVHKCKYADEILNRRHTDLEEQRKELKYAGADASSRRPWLTAQGDARDAAHDHTYSAAPPGLESGLDVSDVETKR from the exons ATGAAACCAAGTGAAATATACCAATGTACCCACTGTGAATATGCTACAGCTATACAAATATGGTTCATCAGCCATTTGAGAAAACATACTAATGCAAAACCATACAAGTGTGGCCAGTGTAGTTATGCATGTGCCCAAAAGAGACATTTGCAAGTTCATGTGAGAAAACACACTGGCGACAAGCCTTACAAATGTGACCAGTGCAGCTATGCTAGCAGTAATAAAGATGCTTTGAATGTTCATGTAAGAGCACACACTGGCGACAAGCCTTACAAATGTGACCAGTGCAGCTATGCTAGCAGTCGTAAAAGTTGTTTGAAGATTCATGTAAAGAAACATACTGGCGATAATCCACACAAATGCCACCAGTGTAGTTATGCTAGCAGCAATAAAGGTAATTTGAAGGTTCATCTAAGAACACACACTGGCGATAAGCCTTACAAATGTGAACACTGTAGTTATGCTAGCAGCCAGAAAGGTAATTTGAGTGCTCATGTAAGAAAACACACTGGCGAAAAGCCATACAAATGTGGTTACTGTAGTTATGCCAGCAGCCAGAAAGGTAATTTGAAGGATCATCTAAGAAAACACACTAGCGACAAACCTTACAAATGTGACCAGTGCAGTTATGCTAGCAGTACTAAATATGCTTTGAATGTTCATGTAAGAACACACACTGGCGACAAGCCTTACAAATGTGAACACTGTAGTTATGCTAGCAGTACTAAAGATGCTTTGAAGGTTCATGTAAGAACACATACTGGCGACAAGCCTTACAAATGTGACCAGTGCAGTTATGCTAGCAGTACTAAATATGCTTTGAAGATTCATGTAAGAAAACACACTGGCAACAAGTCTTACAAATGTGATCACTGTAGTTATGCTAGCAGGCAGAAAGGTAATTTGAAGGATCATCTAAGAAAACACACTAGCGACAAACCTTACAAATGTGACCAGTGCAGTTATGCTAGCAGTACTAAATATGCTTTGAATGTTCATGTAAGAACACACACTGGCGACAAGCCTTACAAATGTGAACAATGTAGTTATGCTAGCAGTCGTAAATGTAATTTGAAGGATCATCTAAGAACACACACTGGCGGCAAGCCTTACAAATGTGACCAGTGTAGTTATGCTAGCAGCGTTAGAAATGATTTGAAGGTTCATGTAAGAACACACACTGTTGACAAGCTTTACGAATGTGGCCATTGCAGCTATGCTAGTGCCTATAAAGATGCTGTACGTAAACATGAAATGATACACGATGATGAAAAGCGTCACAAATGTGGCCAATGTAATTATGCtactatttataaaataaatttacaagtcCATAAATGCAAATATGCTGATGAGATACTTAACAGGAGACACACAGATCTCGAAGAGCAGCGCAAAG AGTTAAAGTATGCAGGAGCAGACGCCAGCAGCAGGCGGCCCTGGCTCACCGCGCAGGGCGACGCGCGTGACGCCGCGCACGACCACACTTACAGTGCCGCTCCACCAG
- the LOC134659939 gene encoding uncharacterized protein LOC134659939, producing MQIRRLRHIHGQYGIYGQVINVPIEVNTMVHQLPRQVDDDHAITVHIKRKKIHKSSYVYSIVTKRKIKVWLRYLKDTPLYKSYGVLVDDGFLNDTSYDVEDEIIFDEDGDNDILEQIPIEESLMAQQQTLMWNDDIYLRIAAGEGNAPKSLLFDEHAEELSFPQIYLGQLREFRHAVTPFMMATSELRRSDRRGVTPQHLLYMAMNIMRIRIKESLHSAFKHVGQGIAITKEQIQSDDYIHGCIETNLAFLRSIPNSAYYWSERKRDLFAMIRQYGKPTIFFTISANEIGWPKLLQLLHNLKNNAEISVEEAADLHFIEKSTLINEDAVTCAIYFNKLVEILLKILKSKRHSPFQKYRILHYFKRIEFQHRGSPQAHILAWLDNAPEDTLNRDYNEAIDLIDFLISVSAAEASGDIRLQTHKHTFICYKGKASRRQQKCRFDAPFMPVKKTMILTPMPDTENGFQQYKAKYNSIQKNLEKYEYNGFQSFYDENGIASDDEYVKIIRAGINRPRVFPKREPCEKWNNPFNPFILNVVRSNTDFQFITEEYSCAAYVVEYVNKTNRGVSNLQRQIIEIMDEHPEFNLFDITKNISINLLNHTEMTSQEAAWYLLREPVSKSSTVIVYIPTIWPVERHRIKKTIKELSELEDDSTDVWKENWFDKYEKRPEDLAGISLAQFVAKYYKNTKGDYVLREEPKVIRYRNYDMGTDYNEYRREMVTLHLPFRHEESEILAESRYLQLYEENEALILDRRKEFESNFDIEKTLKICRELCREYVSDDGVEINEVVGRIHNENPFAELYDNPNADLNEGLRLALFDKLGAIEI from the exons ATGCAAATTAGAAGGCTTCGGCATATTCACGGTCAATATGGAATATACGGGCAGGTGATAAATGTTCCAATTGAAGTAAACACAATGGTGCATCAGTTACCAAGACAAGTGGATGATGATCATGCCATAACAGTTCAcattaaaaggaaaaaaattcACAAATCTAGCTACGTGTATAGTATAGTGACAAAGAGAAAAATAAAAGTGTGGTTACGATATTTAAAGGATACTCCTCTTTACAAGTCCTACGGCGTTTTAGTTGACGATGGATTTTTGAACGATACAAGTTATGACGTTGAAGATGAAATTATCTTTGATGAAGATGGCGACAATGACATTTTAGAACAAATACCCATCGAGGAAAGTTTAATGGCACAGCAGCAAACATTGATGTGGAACGACGATATATACTTGAGAATCGCTGCAGGCGAag GTAATGCTCCAAAGAGTTTGCTATTTGATGAACATGCTGAAGAATTATCTTTTCCACAAATATATTTGGGGCAATTAAGAGAATTTAGGCATGCGGTCACACCCTTCATGATGGCTACAAGTGAACTAAGGAGATCTGACAGACGAGGAGTAACCCCTCAACACTTGTTGTACATGGCTATGAATATAATGAGAATTAGAATTAAGGAATCTCTTCATAGTGCATTCAAGCATGTCGGCCAAGGTATTGCAATAACTAAAGAGCAAATACAATCTGATGATTATATCCACGGCTGCATTGAAACTAATTTGGCATTCCTTCGTTCTATTCCGAATTCAGCATATTATTGGTCAGAAAGAAAAAGAGATCTTTTTGCTATGATTCGGCAATACGGTAAGCCAACTATTTTCTTTACCATAAGTGCTAATGAAATTGGATGGCCTAAATTATTACAATTGTTGcataatttgaaaaataatgCGGAAATATCGGTTGAAGAGGCTGCAGATTTGCATTTTATTGAGAAAAGCACTCTTATTAATGAAGATGCCGTGACATGCGCTATATACTTTAATAAGTTAGTCGAAattcttttaaaaatattaaaatcaaaaaGGCACAGTCCTTTCCAAAAATACAGGATTTTGCATTACTTTAAAAGAATTGAATTTCAACATCGAGGTAGTCCACAGGCGCATATTTTAGCTTGGTTAGATAATGCCCCGGAAGACACCCTTAACAGAGATTATAATGAAGCTATCGATCTTATCGATTTTCTGATATCAGTATCTGCTGCCGAGGCTTCTGGTGATATCCGATTACAAACTCATAAGCATACTTTTATTTGCTATAAAGGTAAAGCATCGAGACGACAACAAAAATGTAGATTTGACGCTCCGTTTATGCCAGTTAAGAAAACCATGATTTTGACGCCTATGCCAGATACAGAAAATGGATTCCAACAGTACAAGGCTAAATATAATTCAATCcaaaaaaacttggaaaaatacGAATACAATGGTTTTCAATCGTTCTACGATGAAAATGGTATTGCTTCAGATGACGAATATGTCAAAATTATTCGAGCAGGAATTAATAGACCACGAGTTTTTCCAAAACGTGAACCATGTGAAAAGTGGAATAATCCATTTAATCCATTCATATTGAACGTTGTCAGATCCAACACTGATTTCCAATTTATAACTGAAGAATATTCTTGTGCCGCTTACGTGGTCGAATATGTTAACAAAACTAACAGAGGTGTTAGCAATTTACAAAgacaaataattgaaataatggatGAACATCctgaatttaatttatttgacattaCTAAAAATATTAGCATTAATCTTTTGAACCACACAGAGATGACGAGTCAAGAGGCTGCATGGTATTTATTGAGAGAGCCAGTGTCAAAAAGTTCAACTGTTATTGTCTATATACCAACCATTTGGCCGGTCGAAAGGCATAGAATAAAGAAGACAATTAAAGAATTAAGTGAACTAGAAGATGATTCAACCGACGTATGGAAGGAAAATTGGTTCGACAAGTATGAGAAGAGGCCTGAAGATTTAGCAGGTATTTCTCTTGCTCAGTTTGTtgctaaatattataaaaataccaaAGGTGACTATGTACTCAGGGAAGAACCAAAAGTTATACGATATCGCAATTATGATATGGGTACAGACTACAATGAGTATCGGAGAGAAATGGTTACTTTGCACCTTCCGTTCCGTCATGAAGAATCGGAAATTCTTGCAGAATCGCGATATCTTCAGTTATACGAAGAAAATGAGGCACTTATTCTAGATCGAAGAAAAGAGTTCGAATCAAATTTTGACATCGAAAAAACATTGAAAATCTGCAGGGAGTTATGTCGTGAATACGTTTCCGATGATGGAGTGGAGATTAACGAAGTCGTTGGTAGAATTCATAATGAAAACCCATTTGCTGAATTATATGACAATCCAAACGCAGATTTAAATGAAGGTTTACGGCTTGCGTTGTTTGATAAGCTTGGAGCAattgaaatttaa